From Draconibacterium halophilum, one genomic window encodes:
- a CDS encoding bifunctional 3,4-dihydroxy-2-butanone-4-phosphate synthase/GTP cyclohydrolase II, whose protein sequence is MTDIKLNTIPEAIAAIQKGEMVIVVDDEDRENEGDLIVASELITTEIVNFMASQARGLICVSLTEERCKELELELMVGKNTSANETAFTVSVDAIHPDVTTGISAADRAITIKMLVDKKTRPEQLGRPGHIFPLKAMERGVLRRTGHTEAAVDLARLAGLKPSGVLVEIMNDDGSMARLPQLYEFAQKHNLKLVSIKDLISFLFQSESLIERGEEVALPTDYGEFRIVPFRQKSNGVEHVALIKGEWEPDEPIMVRMHSSCMTGDIFGSMRCECGDQLHSSMEMIDNAGKGVIVYIMQEGRGIGLLNKIAAYKLQDEGLDTVEANIHLGFKADERDYGVGAQILSNLDVRKMRLLTNNPVKRVGLEGYGLEVTEIVPIEIAPNEHNQRYMKTKRDRMGHHLRKFDYDK, encoded by the coding sequence ATGACAGACATTAAACTTAACACAATTCCTGAAGCCATTGCTGCAATACAGAAAGGTGAGATGGTAATTGTTGTTGATGATGAAGATCGTGAGAATGAAGGTGATTTGATTGTTGCCTCAGAATTAATCACCACCGAAATTGTAAACTTTATGGCTTCGCAGGCTCGGGGCCTCATTTGTGTTTCTTTAACCGAGGAACGCTGCAAAGAGTTGGAGCTAGAACTGATGGTGGGAAAAAACACCTCTGCCAATGAAACTGCTTTTACAGTTTCTGTTGATGCCATTCATCCGGATGTAACAACAGGGATTTCGGCTGCCGACCGTGCAATAACTATAAAAATGCTGGTTGACAAAAAAACCAGGCCGGAGCAATTAGGCCGTCCCGGGCATATCTTTCCCTTAAAAGCTATGGAGCGTGGTGTGTTGCGAAGAACCGGACACACTGAAGCGGCTGTCGATTTGGCTCGTCTCGCTGGATTAAAACCATCGGGTGTTCTTGTGGAAATTATGAACGACGATGGATCGATGGCTCGTTTACCTCAATTGTATGAATTCGCACAAAAGCATAATTTGAAGCTGGTTAGTATTAAAGATTTGATTTCTTTCCTCTTCCAAAGCGAAAGCCTGATTGAAAGGGGAGAAGAAGTAGCTTTACCAACAGATTATGGTGAGTTTAGAATTGTTCCTTTCCGTCAGAAATCAAATGGTGTAGAACATGTTGCACTAATAAAAGGTGAGTGGGAGCCTGACGAGCCCATTATGGTTCGTATGCACTCGTCGTGTATGACCGGTGATATTTTTGGATCGATGCGTTGCGAATGTGGCGATCAGTTACACAGCTCAATGGAAATGATAGATAATGCCGGAAAAGGCGTTATTGTTTACATTATGCAGGAAGGACGTGGCATTGGACTTCTGAACAAAATTGCTGCCTACAAATTACAGGACGAGGGACTAGATACCGTTGAAGCCAATATTCATCTGGGTTTTAAAGCCGATGAACGCGATTATGGTGTTGGTGCTCAGATATTAAGTAATCTTGATGTGCGGAAAATGCGACTGCTTACGAACAATCCGGTTAAACGTGTTGGTCTTGAAGGATATGGTTTGGAAGTTACAGAGATCGTTCCGATCGAGATTGCACCCAATGAGCACAACCAACGTTACATGAAAACGAAACGCGACCGAATGGGGCATCATCTAAGAAAATTTGACTACGACAAATAG
- a CDS encoding sulfatase-like hydrolase/transferase, whose product MKHLFVIILLTFTAVLNASEKGKQPHIILIMTDQQRADALGCMGNAAVLSPNIDKLADAGATFVNAYSSVPSCTPARAGLLTGLSPWHHGMLGYGRVARKYKYEMPRMLREAGYYTFGIGKMHWFPQKTLHGFHGTLVDESGRVEQDGFISDYRDWFKLQAPGKIPIKPELDGTSTVRVYTNSTKNYILPTGQGKQLLS is encoded by the coding sequence ATGAAGCACCTATTTGTTATTATTCTTCTGACTTTTACAGCGGTATTAAACGCCTCCGAAAAAGGAAAACAACCTCACATTATTTTAATAATGACTGACCAGCAACGAGCCGATGCGCTGGGTTGTATGGGAAATGCTGCAGTTTTATCGCCTAATATCGACAAGCTTGCTGACGCTGGTGCGACCTTTGTTAATGCATACTCGTCGGTTCCCAGCTGTACGCCTGCACGTGCGGGTTTACTCACCGGTTTATCGCCATGGCACCACGGAATGTTGGGCTATGGCCGTGTAGCCCGAAAGTATAAGTACGAAATGCCGCGTATGTTGCGCGAAGCGGGTTATTACACTTTCGGCATTGGAAAAATGCATTGGTTTCCACAAAAAACCTTACACGGTTTTCATGGAACCTTGGTTGACGAAAGTGGCCGCGTTGAACAGGATGGTTTTATTAGTGATTACCGCGATTGGTTTAAACTTCAAGCCCCGGGGAAGATCCCGATAAAACCGGAATTGGATGGAACGAGCACGGTGCGGGTGTATACCAACTCGACGAAAAATTACATCCTACCTACTGGACAGGGCAAACAGCTATTGAGTTAA
- a CDS encoding sulfatase-like hydrolase/transferase, translated as MFLKVSFARPHSPYDPPQRFLDLYKDAQIPAPYLGYWDRKYEGLEGGKAAAFGDFGVEHAIESRRHYYANITFIDEMVGKIIQALKANGMYENALICFTSDHGDMLGDHYHWRKTYAYEGSSKVPFIIKWPESFEGQVTRGSKLDQVTELRDFLPTFLDAADSEIPNEMDGLSVLKLIENPQTEWRNYIDLEHATTYSEKNYWCALTDGTWKYIWFFRTGEEQLFNLKYDPGEQNNLTANEPDELKKWRQKMVNHLSERGEGFVKNGKLVQRTETLLYSPNYPKNERSETEKLKHWREVYKGVVK; from the coding sequence CTGTTTTTAAAAGTATCTTTTGCTCGACCGCATAGTCCGTACGATCCGCCACAACGGTTTCTCGATCTTTATAAAGATGCACAAATTCCGGCTCCTTATTTAGGATACTGGGATAGAAAATATGAAGGATTGGAAGGTGGCAAAGCGGCTGCTTTTGGCGATTTTGGTGTTGAACACGCCATTGAAAGCCGACGACATTATTACGCCAACATCACTTTCATCGATGAAATGGTTGGGAAGATCATTCAGGCCTTGAAAGCTAACGGGATGTATGAAAATGCACTTATTTGTTTTACTTCCGATCATGGCGATATGTTGGGCGACCATTACCACTGGCGAAAAACCTATGCTTACGAAGGTTCGTCTAAGGTTCCTTTCATAATTAAATGGCCCGAATCGTTTGAGGGACAAGTTACACGCGGCTCGAAATTGGATCAAGTTACCGAATTGCGCGATTTTCTGCCCACATTTTTAGATGCGGCCGACTCCGAAATTCCTAATGAAATGGATGGTTTATCTGTTCTAAAATTGATTGAAAATCCACAAACCGAATGGAGAAATTACATCGACCTTGAGCATGCAACAACATACAGCGAAAAGAACTACTGGTGTGCTTTAACCGATGGCACCTGGAAATATATCTGGTTTTTCAGAACCGGAGAAGAACAACTTTTTAATTTAAAATATGATCCCGGCGAGCAAAATAATCTAACTGCTAACGAGCCGGATGAGTTGAAAAAATGGCGCCAGAAAATGGTGAATCACCTTAGCGAAAGGGGAGAAGGTTTTGTGAAAAACGGGAAGCTGGTGCAGCGAACAGAGACTTTGCTGTACAGCCCGAATTACCCTAAAAATGAACGATCTGAAACTGAAAAATTGAAGCACTGGAGAGAAGTTTATAAAGGAGTTGTTAAATAA
- a CDS encoding YtxH domain-containing protein: MDGKTKAIVAHIYWIGWIIALVINSSEKDELASFYIRQMLGLWLFATIVSFIPFLNIVGWLLTLVFWIISLVGAINGEQKEIPWVGEYFQDWFKAL; this comes from the coding sequence ATGGATGGAAAAACAAAAGCAATTGTTGCGCACATTTATTGGATTGGCTGGATTATTGCCCTCGTAATTAATTCCAGTGAAAAAGATGAGCTGGCAAGTTTCTATATTCGGCAGATGTTGGGATTATGGCTATTTGCAACAATAGTTAGTTTTATTCCTTTCTTGAATATCGTTGGATGGCTGCTCACCTTAGTTTTTTGGATAATTAGTCTTGTAGGAGCTATCAATGGCGAACAAAAGGAAATTCCATGGGTTGGTGAATATTTTCAGGATTGGTTTAAGGCCTTATAA
- a CDS encoding RNA polymerase sigma factor produces MPDSEKHIIADLKDVNKRDLAFHQLVSTYQERLYWHIRKIVLNHDDTDDVLQNTFLKVWRSIDNFREESSLFTWLYRIATNESITFINSKKKKSFMPMNDASEYLMNNLTSDPYFEGDEIQLKLQKAIVRLPEKQRIVFNMKYFDDLKYDEISEILDTSVGALKASYHHAVKKIEDYLKNTD; encoded by the coding sequence ATGCCGGATTCTGAGAAACATATCATAGCCGATTTAAAGGACGTGAATAAGCGCGATCTTGCTTTTCATCAATTGGTAAGCACCTATCAGGAGCGATTGTATTGGCATATCCGTAAAATTGTTCTAAACCATGACGACACTGACGACGTTTTACAGAATACCTTTTTAAAAGTATGGCGCAGTATCGATAATTTTCGGGAAGAGTCGAGTCTTTTTACCTGGTTGTACCGTATTGCTACCAACGAATCGATCACTTTCATTAACTCAAAAAAGAAAAAGAGTTTTATGCCGATGAACGATGCTAGTGAATACTTAATGAACAACCTGACCTCAGACCCTTATTTTGAAGGAGATGAGATTCAGCTGAAATTACAAAAGGCAATTGTACGTTTGCCCGAAAAGCAACGAATTGTTTTTAACATGAAATATTTTGACGACCTAAAATACGACGAAATTTCTGAAATACTCGACACATCAGTAGGAGCGCTTAAAGCATCATATCATCATGCCGTAAAAAAAATTGAGGATTACTTAAAAAATACAGATTAG
- a CDS encoding NUDIX hydrolase, protein MILRHLSIDCVIFGFKDNKLCVLLWQSDSEVARRFFAEKDNFEDVEVLYSENPMHLGQDYWGLIGSHLPAEEDIDEYAKFILSKSTGLENVYLNQVKTFGKVERVPFKRVLTTAYYAIINPEYHDLRQSEMAKVLNWFEIDKLPKLVFDHKMIINEALKKLRDEVKYHPVGFQMLPDKFTLTELQTLYEGLLNTTLDTRNFRKKIQNMGLLVDTGEKQTNVAHRAAKLYAFDLDVYNKLKEEGLNFRI, encoded by the coding sequence ATGATACTAAGACATCTATCTATTGACTGTGTAATTTTTGGCTTTAAAGACAATAAACTGTGTGTACTTCTTTGGCAATCGGATTCTGAGGTTGCCAGACGTTTTTTTGCTGAAAAAGACAACTTCGAGGACGTAGAAGTCCTTTACTCCGAAAACCCAATGCATTTGGGGCAAGACTATTGGGGTTTAATTGGCTCCCACTTGCCTGCCGAGGAAGACATTGACGAATATGCCAAGTTTATTTTATCGAAAAGTACGGGGCTCGAAAATGTTTATCTTAACCAGGTAAAAACATTTGGAAAGGTTGAGCGTGTTCCTTTTAAGCGTGTTCTAACCACTGCCTATTATGCCATTATCAACCCGGAATACCACGATTTACGCCAATCTGAAATGGCAAAAGTTTTAAACTGGTTCGAGATTGACAAACTGCCCAAGTTGGTTTTCGATCATAAAATGATTATTAATGAAGCCTTAAAAAAATTGCGCGATGAAGTAAAATACCATCCGGTTGGTTTTCAGATGCTACCCGATAAATTCACTTTAACCGAATTACAAACCTTGTACGAAGGACTACTGAATACCACGCTCGATACACGAAATTTCAGGAAGAAGATTCAGAATATGGGACTCTTAGTCGATACCGGAGAAAAGCAAACCAATGTTGCACACCGGGCAGCCAAACTGTATGCTTTTGATCTTGATGTGTACAATAAATTAAAAGAAGAAGGATTAAATTTCAGAATCTGA
- the ychF gene encoding redox-regulated ATPase YchF, which yields MALKCGIVGLPNVGKSTLFNCLSSAKAQSANFPFCTIEPNLGVITVPDERLTKLEELVKPQRVVPTTVEIVDIAGLVRGASKGEGLGNKFLGNIRETDAIIHVLRCFENENITHVDETINPVRDKETIDIELQLKDLETVESRITKVEKQARTGNDPEAKRMFRILSKYKDVLMQGKSARTIEVDPSDAAAVNSLELLTNKPILYVCNVDEPAVIKGNAHVEAVKEAIKNENSEMLMIAAATEADIAELDDFEERQMFLDDLGLEEAGVSKLIKTAYKLLQLETYFTAGVKEVRAWTYKKGSKAPQAAGVIHSDFEKGFIRAEVIKYNDFVTLGSELACKEAGKMSIEGKEYVVNDGDIMHFRFNV from the coding sequence ATGGCTTTAAAATGTGGTATTGTTGGTTTGCCAAACGTAGGAAAATCAACATTGTTTAATTGTTTATCGAGTGCCAAAGCACAATCAGCAAATTTTCCTTTTTGTACTATTGAGCCCAATTTGGGTGTTATTACTGTACCCGACGAGCGATTAACCAAGTTGGAGGAATTGGTAAAACCGCAACGTGTGGTTCCAACAACTGTTGAGATTGTTGATATCGCCGGTTTGGTTCGCGGAGCAAGTAAAGGAGAAGGTTTGGGTAATAAATTCCTTGGTAATATTCGCGAAACAGACGCGATTATTCATGTGTTGCGTTGTTTCGAAAATGAAAATATTACGCACGTTGATGAAACAATTAATCCGGTGCGCGATAAGGAAACCATTGATATTGAACTTCAGTTAAAAGATCTGGAGACTGTTGAAAGCCGTATTACTAAAGTTGAAAAACAAGCACGCACAGGAAATGATCCGGAAGCCAAGCGCATGTTCCGTATTCTATCAAAATACAAAGATGTGCTGATGCAAGGAAAATCGGCCCGAACTATTGAGGTGGATCCGTCGGATGCAGCCGCAGTTAACAGCTTGGAATTGTTGACAAATAAACCGATACTGTATGTTTGTAATGTTGATGAGCCTGCTGTAATAAAAGGTAATGCACATGTTGAAGCGGTTAAAGAAGCCATAAAAAATGAAAACTCCGAGATGCTGATGATTGCGGCAGCAACAGAAGCTGATATTGCTGAGCTGGATGATTTCGAAGAACGCCAAATGTTTTTAGACGATCTTGGCCTGGAAGAAGCCGGTGTGAGTAAATTGATAAAAACAGCCTATAAATTACTTCAACTGGAAACGTATTTTACGGCCGGTGTAAAAGAAGTTCGTGCATGGACCTACAAAAAAGGAAGCAAAGCACCTCAGGCGGCAGGTGTTATTCACTCCGATTTTGAAAAAGGATTTATTCGTGCCGAGGTAATTAAATACAACGACTTTGTAACCTTAGGATCGGAACTGGCATGTAAAGAAGCCGGGAAAATGTCGATTGAGGGAAAAGAGTATGTGGTAAATGATGGCGATATAATGCACTTTAGGTTTAATGTTTAA
- the yajC gene encoding preprotein translocase subunit YajC yields MLNSILLMMQPQEGSDANPLMSFLPLLLIIVVFYFFMIRPQMKRQKETRKFRESLAKGDKVVTTGGIYGKVVKIEETAIQLEISKEVVIKVDKNGIVKDMSDVQPQR; encoded by the coding sequence ATGTTGAATTCGATTTTATTAATGATGCAACCGCAAGAAGGTAGTGATGCCAATCCTTTAATGAGCTTTTTACCACTGTTGCTAATCATCGTAGTATTTTACTTTTTTATGATTCGCCCACAGATGAAACGCCAAAAAGAAACGCGTAAGTTCCGTGAAAGTCTGGCAAAAGGCGACAAAGTGGTTACAACTGGTGGTATTTACGGAAAAGTTGTAAAGATTGAGGAAACAGCAATACAGCTGGAGATTTCAAAAGAAGTTGTAATTAAAGTGGACAAAAACGGTATTGTTAAAGATATGAGCGACGTTCAACCGCAGCGTTAA
- a CDS encoding DUF1573 domain-containing protein produces the protein MQKLAFILLLITLVSCDANKSSSSNQKQTTEKPAITEISVDEAIHDFGQLQAGEIVLHTFVLTNNGNSNFIIKSLETDCGCVKANFNNKPVKPGKNALIEVEFNTAGLVGREYKTIEVLGNSKELKHLAIFAQVENELIDIKY, from the coding sequence ATGCAAAAACTGGCTTTTATATTATTGCTAATTACTTTAGTTTCGTGCGATGCCAATAAAAGTAGCAGCAGCAATCAAAAACAAACTACTGAAAAACCGGCAATAACCGAAATTTCGGTTGATGAAGCCATTCATGATTTTGGTCAGTTACAAGCCGGAGAAATTGTATTGCACACCTTTGTTCTAACAAATAACGGCAACAGCAATTTTATAATCAAAAGCCTTGAAACCGACTGTGGTTGCGTAAAAGCGAACTTTAATAACAAGCCTGTAAAACCAGGGAAAAACGCTTTAATTGAAGTAGAATTTAACACCGCAGGTTTGGTTGGTAGAGAATACAAAACAATTGAAGTACTTGGAAATAGCAAAGAATTAAAACATTTAGCTATTTTTGCCCAAGTTGAGAACGAACTAATAGATATTAAATATTAA
- the nusB gene encoding transcription antitermination factor NusB, which yields MISRRIIRTKVLQVLYAYYSHDEKSINNTEKELFFCIHKSYDLYHYLLSLVTEIADYAEGRIEIKRNKHQPTHNDLNPNTKFITNQLIHQLRNNKKLNTYLDQKKLHWKDHPELIKELYLMMIESDIYTEYMADDNRSYLNDRKFIEKLFNKIILISEDLYMVLEEQSIYWNDDVEFVISMISKTLRRFNELSDSEQSLMPMFKDQEDRDFTKNLLRKAIINHDELRGLIKEHSRNWDVERIAFMDILIMQQAITEFLYFPTIPTKVTLNEYIELSKFYSTEKSRNFINGILDKTLKDLKRTEKISKEGRGLIGE from the coding sequence ATGATTAGCAGAAGGATTATCCGCACTAAGGTTTTACAAGTATTGTACGCCTACTACTCCCACGACGAGAAATCGATCAATAACACTGAGAAAGAACTGTTCTTTTGTATCCACAAATCTTACGACCTTTATCACTACCTGTTATCGCTGGTAACAGAAATTGCAGATTATGCCGAAGGCCGTATCGAGATCAAAAGAAACAAACATCAGCCAACACACAATGATCTGAATCCGAATACCAAGTTTATAACCAACCAGCTTATTCATCAGTTGCGTAATAACAAGAAACTGAATACCTACCTGGATCAGAAAAAACTACACTGGAAAGATCATCCTGAGCTAATTAAGGAGTTGTACCTGATGATGATTGAGTCGGATATTTACACCGAATACATGGCCGACGACAATCGTTCGTACCTGAACGACCGCAAGTTTATTGAAAAACTTTTTAATAAGATTATTCTTATTTCGGAAGACCTGTATATGGTGCTTGAAGAGCAAAGCATTTACTGGAACGATGATGTAGAATTTGTAATTTCTATGATCTCGAAAACGCTCCGGCGTTTTAACGAACTTTCGGATTCGGAACAATCGCTAATGCCAATGTTTAAAGACCAGGAAGACCGCGATTTTACGAAAAACCTATTGCGAAAAGCCATCATCAATCACGATGAATTGCGCGGACTGATTAAAGAACACTCGCGTAACTGGGATGTGGAACGAATTGCGTTTATGGACATTCTAATCATGCAACAGGCCATTACCGAATTCCTGTATTTCCCAACCATTCCTACAAAGGTAACGTTGAATGAATATATCGAACTTTCGAAATTTTACAGCACCGAGAAAAGCCGCAATTTCATTAACGGTATTCTGGATAAAACACTGAAAGATTTAAAACGCACCGAAAAAATTAGTAAAGAAGGACGCGGACTTATTGGCGAGTAA
- a CDS encoding acyloxyacyl hydrolase produces the protein MEGTSHFYILLFVSVIAHAQKTYLPTSEITEYTLSENYNTIPGAFDSLFFSTPIIHGVGVEIRPGYILPTNTYFKDANTTSNPIKSSFSTHLKYSFRFSPNTLADKIYGKPYQGIGLAHYNLSHSEELGNPFSFYLFQGARVSQISPKLSLNYEWNFGLSLGWKPYDYENNPNNTVIGSKANAYINTNFYFSWVLADNLNFNTGVAVTHFSNGNTKFPNAGLNTLGVKAGVLYTFIPKKKPIILPSESMVPLFKRHISYDLVFFGSWRRTGVDFMEEQIASPEAYPVMGFCFSPMYNLGYKLRLGISLDGVYDGSANVYTEDYVMEPRQVFYKPPLNQQLALGLSVRAEYVMPYFTVGLGLGKNALYSKGDLKAYYQIIALKTEITRNSFVHIGYSVKDSHLPNYLMLGLGYRFNNKYPSFYRK, from the coding sequence TTGGAAGGAACTTCTCATTTTTATATTTTGCTTTTCGTTTCGGTTATTGCTCATGCCCAAAAGACATATCTTCCGACCAGCGAAATAACCGAATACACGCTTTCTGAAAATTACAATACTATTCCTGGTGCATTCGACTCACTTTTTTTCTCAACGCCCATTATTCACGGGGTGGGAGTTGAAATTCGTCCGGGTTACATATTGCCAACAAATACTTACTTTAAAGATGCAAACACCACCTCAAATCCAATCAAATCGTCCTTCTCAACGCATTTAAAATATTCCTTTCGTTTTTCCCCCAACACCCTTGCCGACAAGATTTACGGAAAACCTTATCAGGGAATTGGCCTGGCACATTATAATTTAAGCCACAGCGAAGAGCTGGGAAACCCGTTTTCATTTTACCTGTTTCAGGGAGCACGGGTGAGCCAAATATCCCCAAAGCTATCGTTAAACTACGAGTGGAATTTTGGCTTATCGCTGGGATGGAAACCCTATGACTATGAAAACAATCCCAATAACACCGTAATTGGATCAAAAGCAAATGCCTACATCAACACCAACTTTTACTTTAGCTGGGTGCTTGCCGATAATTTGAATTTTAACACCGGTGTAGCAGTCACCCATTTTTCTAACGGCAACACGAAATTCCCCAATGCCGGACTTAATACACTTGGTGTAAAAGCAGGTGTTTTATATACCTTCATCCCCAAAAAGAAACCTATTATTCTCCCGTCAGAATCAATGGTTCCTTTGTTTAAAAGACATATTAGCTACGATCTTGTTTTTTTTGGTTCATGGCGCCGTACCGGAGTTGATTTTATGGAAGAACAGATTGCATCGCCTGAAGCTTACCCGGTAATGGGATTTTGTTTTTCCCCGATGTATAACCTCGGTTATAAACTTCGCCTGGGCATATCGCTCGATGGGGTTTACGATGGAAGTGCCAATGTGTACACCGAAGATTACGTTATGGAACCTCGTCAGGTGTTTTATAAACCACCACTTAATCAACAACTGGCATTGGGGCTGTCGGTTCGTGCCGAATATGTAATGCCTTATTTTACGGTTGGACTGGGACTGGGAAAAAATGCCTTATACAGCAAAGGCGATCTTAAAGCTTACTACCAGATTATAGCCCTTAAAACAGAAATTACCAGGAATTCTTTTGTTCACATTGGTTACAGTGTAAAAGATTCTCACCTGCCTAACTATCTTATGCTGGGCTTAGGCTACCGCTTTAACAACAAATACCCTTCGTTTTATCGGAAATAA
- a CDS encoding rhomboid family intramembrane serine protease — protein sequence MPLFRYYPSNPQNLDPEMEKKIFFHSLLFPALFVLLLWIVKIIELTSGLSFVKFGIFPRHVNGLQGILFSPFIHSDFSHLISNSLPFFILGFMLIYFYRRISYRIFFLLYILSGISTWFMGREAWHIGASGVVYALAAFHFVSGIIRSDVRLLTLSAIVVFLYGGLVWGLLPIRPEISWEGHLSGAIFGVLLAFYYRKYIVRREKFDWEDEPDDDEEENDETYYFSKSTYTHSIDVTEEDSEQNGTKHRQD from the coding sequence ATGCCACTATTCCGCTACTATCCGAGCAACCCACAAAATCTTGATCCGGAGATGGAGAAAAAGATCTTTTTCCACAGTCTCTTGTTTCCGGCTCTATTTGTATTGCTTTTATGGATTGTCAAAATCATTGAACTAACCTCGGGTTTAAGTTTTGTGAAATTTGGTATTTTCCCGCGACACGTAAATGGATTACAGGGAATTCTCTTCTCCCCTTTTATACATTCCGATTTCAGCCACTTAATATCTAATTCGCTGCCCTTTTTTATTCTGGGTTTTATGCTCATTTATTTCTACCGGCGCATTTCTTATCGCATCTTTTTCCTGTTGTATATTTTATCGGGTATCAGCACCTGGTTTATGGGGCGCGAAGCCTGGCACATAGGTGCCAGCGGAGTGGTTTATGCACTGGCTGCTTTTCATTTTGTAAGTGGCATTATCCGCTCCGATGTACGCCTACTCACGCTATCAGCAATTGTGGTTTTTCTTTATGGCGGACTGGTTTGGGGCTTGTTGCCCATCCGTCCCGAAATTTCGTGGGAAGGCCATTTATCGGGAGCTATTTTTGGCGTATTGCTGGCCTTTTATTACCGCAAATACATTGTGCGCCGCGAAAAATTCGATTGGGAAGATGAACCCGATGATGACGAGGAAGAAAATGATGAAACCTATTATTTTTCCAAATCAACTTACACACATTCAATTGACGTTACTGAGGAAGATTCGGAGCAAAACGGAACAAAGCACCGACAAGACTAG
- a CDS encoding threonine aldolase family protein, translating into MNKGFASDNNSGVHPAILKAMEAANQGHVVGYGNDPYTAKAIDIFKEKFGAGTEVFFVFNGTGANVLSLSTLTQSYHSIICAETAHIQEDECGAPEKFTGCKLIPVEPVNGKVTPEAVLPHLKGFDFEHHSQPKVISISQVTEMGTVYSPEEIKTLADLAHKYDMYLHMDGARIANAAIALNMDFKEFTVGCGVDVLSFGGTKNGMMMGEAVLFFNPSLTKQTKYLRKQSMQLYSKMRFVGAQFIAYLGNDLWKETAARSNKMAKLLEAEVAKIPEIKLTQPVSANGVFAIVPKEIIEPLREQFFFYMWDEIQSEVRWMTSFDTTEEEIYSFVKLIRELLN; encoded by the coding sequence ATGAATAAAGGATTTGCAAGCGATAACAATTCAGGAGTTCACCCGGCAATTTTAAAAGCAATGGAAGCCGCCAACCAGGGACACGTTGTTGGTTATGGCAACGACCCCTACACGGCAAAAGCCATCGATATTTTTAAGGAGAAGTTTGGTGCCGGCACCGAGGTGTTTTTTGTTTTTAACGGCACCGGGGCCAATGTGTTGAGTTTATCAACGCTTACCCAAAGTTATCATTCAATAATTTGCGCTGAGACGGCGCATATTCAGGAAGACGAATGTGGTGCGCCGGAGAAATTTACCGGCTGCAAACTAATTCCGGTTGAACCGGTGAATGGAAAAGTTACGCCCGAAGCGGTGCTGCCCCATTTAAAGGGTTTTGATTTTGAACACCACTCGCAACCCAAAGTAATTTCAATTTCGCAGGTAACTGAAATGGGAACCGTGTACTCGCCCGAAGAAATAAAAACTCTGGCCGATCTGGCGCACAAATACGATATGTATTTACATATGGACGGTGCCCGAATCGCCAATGCTGCCATTGCGCTCAACATGGATTTTAAAGAATTTACGGTAGGTTGTGGAGTAGATGTTCTATCGTTTGGAGGCACAAAAAACGGAATGATGATGGGCGAAGCGGTATTGTTTTTTAATCCCTCGTTAACAAAACAAACAAAATACCTGCGTAAACAAAGTATGCAGTTGTACTCGAAAATGCGTTTTGTAGGTGCCCAGTTTATTGCTTACCTCGGGAACGACCTGTGGAAAGAAACAGCAGCGCGCTCCAACAAAATGGCGAAGTTACTGGAAGCCGAAGTAGCAAAAATTCCGGAAATAAAACTCACACAACCGGTTTCGGCAAATGGTGTTTTTGCTATCGTACCAAAAGAAATTATTGAGCCCTTGCGCGAACAATTCTTCTTTTATATGTGGGACGAAATACAATCGGAAGTGCGCTGGATGACTTCGTTTGATACCACCGAAGAAGAGATTTATTCGTTTGTGAAGTTGATTAGAGAACTGCTGAATTGA